Proteins from a genomic interval of Vicinamibacteria bacterium:
- the argB gene encoding acetylglutamate kinase, translating to MRSRDERAIVVTALKHAAPYIRLYKGKAFVLKAGGAIFGDTSTTRALVEQVAVLHQLGIRIIVVHGGGPQSTELEGALGITTRIVDGRRVTDEKSLEVSTMVLNGLINTRILAACRDVQLPAVGISGVDAGFIRAHRRPPVTVRGSREMIDYGFVGDIDGVDVSMLQKQIDAGLVPVVSPLSADRDGTLLNINADTVASAIAVALGAEKLILVSNAPGILSDPGRDDSLVSYLDLAGLSELERKGKLAEGMLPKASCITSALQGGVRRVHLISYRVPDSLLLEVFTNEGTGTLVVKDTAALSLEELSSVGGPVSSASRSR from the coding sequence ATGCGCTCTCGCGACGAACGAGCGATCGTGGTCACCGCTTTGAAGCATGCGGCACCCTACATCCGTCTCTACAAGGGAAAAGCGTTCGTGCTGAAGGCCGGAGGTGCGATCTTCGGGGACACGAGCACGACTCGAGCCCTCGTCGAGCAAGTGGCGGTGCTCCACCAGCTCGGCATCCGGATCATCGTGGTCCATGGCGGCGGGCCTCAGTCGACCGAGCTCGAAGGCGCCCTGGGAATCACCACGCGTATCGTCGACGGCCGCCGGGTGACCGACGAAAAGTCTCTCGAGGTCAGCACGATGGTCCTCAACGGGCTCATCAACACCCGCATTCTCGCCGCGTGCCGCGACGTGCAGCTGCCGGCGGTCGGGATCAGCGGTGTGGACGCTGGATTCATCCGAGCCCATCGAAGGCCGCCGGTAACGGTACGGGGGAGTCGCGAGATGATCGATTACGGTTTCGTCGGCGACATCGACGGCGTCGACGTGTCCATGCTCCAGAAGCAGATCGATGCCGGGCTCGTGCCCGTGGTGAGTCCGCTATCGGCCGATCGAGACGGGACGCTCTTGAACATCAACGCCGACACCGTAGCCTCGGCCATTGCCGTTGCCCTCGGTGCGGAGAAACTCATTCTTGTTAGCAATGCGCCGGGCATCCTCTCGGATCCCGGTCGCGACGATTCGCTCGTCTCGTACCTCGACCTCGCCGGGCTGTCCGAGCTCGAACGGAAGGGAAAACTAGCCGAGGGTATGTTGCCCAAAGCGTCCTGCATCACTTCCGCCCTCCAAGGCGGCGTGCGCCGCGTGCATCTGATTTCCTACCGGGTACCTGATAGTCTGCTCCTCGAGGTGTTCACCAACGAAGGGACGGGAACGCTCGTCGTGAAAGACACGGCGGCTCTGTCCCTCGAGGAGTTGTCCTCGGTCGGCGGCCCGGTGTCGAGCGC